AAAGTAATCAAATTGACTTGTTCATAATATCATTAATTCAAAAATATTTCAATTGAAAAATATTTAACTTTATTTTAAAAATAACTTCATATTTATTAACAGAGCAAAACATTAAAACAAATAGCAGCGTATGCTAATTTATTTTTTAAATTTAATTGTTTTATTAAGACTATCTACCTCACACATTGTACCTAATGGTATCGTAGACGTAGGAATGCAATGCCCGCATTTTATGTTGTACATAACAGGTTTGCTAAGTCCTTCAAAGAATTCTTTCATCAAATCATCGATTCCATAGGAAGGATCACGATGATTTTTACACTCTAAAAAATCACCTATAATAATTGCAGCAGCATCGTTTATTTTATTTGAAAATTTTAATTGATACAGCATTCTGTCAACCTTTGTGATATTTTCATGTATATCTTCAAAAAACAGAACTTTATCTTTTGTGTCTATCTCATATGGGGTTCCGATCATAGATGTTAATAAAGAAAGATTTCCTCCAACAATAGTTCCTTCAGCCGTCCCGTCACATATAACTCTGAAATCCTGACCTTCCGGATTCTTCAAATAAAGCTCATCTCCCATATTAATTGCATTTTTGAAGCTTTCCCTTGAAAAGTCGTCAAAATCGTTAATCATATTTGACTTTACCATTGGGCCATGAAATGTCACCATATCTGCCTTTTGGTTGAAATATACATTTAAATTGGTAACGTCGCTGTATCCTACGAATATTTTTGGATTGTTCTTCACTATATTTAAATCAATCTTATCAATAACATGGCTGCTGGTATCTCCACCTCTGATACAAAATATGGCCTTTACTTCCTTGTCCGAGAACATTTCGTTTATATCACGAGCTCTTTCCTCTCCTGTTCCTGCCTTATAACCGTGAAGGCTTTTATATGTGGACCTGCCCATTCTTACCTTGTATCCCATATTCTCCAAGAATTTTCTACTGTGATCCGCCTCTTGTTGTGTGACAGGAGAAGACGGGGCAACGATTGCAACTTTGTCTCCTTTTTTTAATTTTTCTGGAAATATCATATTTAACTCCTAATTTTTTTATGATTATTTTATTATATGCTTAAATTATCCAAACATTATATTTGTTACAGCAACTGCAGTTAACAGTTCAAAAGCAGATAAATTAATTCCATAAAAACCAGTAGATTTATTTATTACATTATTATAGCACTTTTTGCAAATTTTTCAATATAAACTCAATTACATCGAGACTCAAATGTAAAAAATGGCTTATCGTTTGATTTTTTTCAATAAAAAAAGAAAAAAGCGTATGATTAAAATAAAGGGGGACGTTATATTTAAAAGTTACACGCTCTTTTCTTTTGTTTTATTATTGGCAGTATTCATTTTATTATTCACTTAATTTTTAAATTTTTCTTCATTAATTTTAAGTATTATAAACATAAGTATCATTACAAATTCATTCGAATTTTGAAAGTCTTATTTCCGCTTTAAATAAATCTCCATCAATAATTATATTCA
Above is a window of Sedimentibacter sp. MB35-C1 DNA encoding:
- a CDS encoding LD-carboxypeptidase; this translates as MIFPEKLKKGDKVAIVAPSSPVTQQEADHSRKFLENMGYKVRMGRSTYKSLHGYKAGTGEERARDINEMFSDKEVKAIFCIRGGDTSSHVIDKIDLNIVKNNPKIFVGYSDVTNLNVYFNQKADMVTFHGPMVKSNMINDFDDFSRESFKNAINMGDELYLKNPEGQDFRVICDGTAEGTIVGGNLSLLTSMIGTPYEIDTKDKVLFFEDIHENITKVDRMLYQLKFSNKINDAAAIIIGDFLECKNHRDPSYGIDDLMKEFFEGLSKPVMYNIKCGHCIPTSTIPLGTMCEVDSLNKTIKFKK